From a single Callithrix jacchus isolate 240 chromosome 5, calJac240_pri, whole genome shotgun sequence genomic region:
- the PRNP gene encoding major prion protein, producing MANLGYWMLFLFVATWSDLGLCKKRPKPGGWNTGGSRYPGQGSPGGNRYPPQGGGWGQPHGGGWGQPHGGGWGQPHGGGWGQPHGGGWGQGGGTHNQWNKPSKPKTNMKHVAGAAAAGAVVGGLGGYMLGSAMSRPLIHFGNDYEDRYYRENMYRYPNQVYYRPVDQYNNQNNFVHDCVNITIKQHTVTTTTKGENFTETDVKMMERVVEQMCITQYERESQAYYQRGSSMVLFSSPPVILLISFLIFLIVG from the coding sequence ATGGCAAACCTTGGCTACTGGATGCTGTTTCTCTTTGTGGCCACATGGAGTGACCTGGGCCTCTGCAAGAAGCGCCCGAAACCTGGAGGATGGAATACTGGGGGCAGCCGATACCCAGGCCAGGGCAGCCCTGGAGGCAACCGGTACCCACCCCAGGGTGGTGGCTGGGGGCAGCCTCATGGTGGTGGCTGGGGGCAACCTCATGGTGGCGGCTGGGGACAGCCCCATGGTGGCGGCTGGGGACAGCCTCATGGTGGTGGCTGGGGTCAAGGAGGTGGCACCCACAATCAATGGAACAAGCCCAGTAAGCCAAAAACCAACATGAAGCACGTGGCTGGTGCTGCAGCGGCTGGGGCAGTGGTGGGAGGCCTTGGTGGCTACATGCTGGGAAGTGCCATGAGCAGGCCCCTCATACATTTTGGCAATGACTATGAGGACCGTTACTATCGTGAAAACATGTACCGTTACCCCAACCAAGTATACTACAGGCCCGTGGATCAGTACAACAACCAGAACAACTTTGTGCACGACTGCGTCAATATCACGATCAAGCAGCACAcggtcaccaccaccaccaaagggGAGAACTTCACTGAGACTGACGTTAAGATGATGGAGCGTGTGGTTGAGCAGATGTGTATCACTCAGTATGAGAGGGAATCCCAGGCCTATTACCAGAGAGGATCGAGCATGGTCCTCTTCTCCTCCCCACCTGTGATCCTCCTGATCTCTTTCCTCATCTTCCTGATAGTGGGATGA